DNA from Quercus lobata isolate SW786 chromosome 1, ValleyOak3.0 Primary Assembly, whole genome shotgun sequence:
AGGATATAAAAAGCACTTGCTATTTGGTATCTCTTGACCATCAAGTCTTATAATGTCTTCATCTTTGTTTCTACTCTCTATTTAGAATTCACGTGATGTGCACATGAGAACTTTAATGATCTGAGTCTGAAAACATTATTAAAGGTGTATAAAGTGCATATTTTTAAACCTCAAGTTGAAAAATCAAACTTGACCTGAACTGTGGATTGTGTAATTGAAACACTCCCCTCCTAAACAAAGTACACATACACATACTAGGATACATATGTCTATACTTGTtacattcattttattttatctatattCGAGGCATTTTAGGAGCTTGTGCTGACGATTGAGTTGTTATATATAGGATATTGGCAAATCGCCAGTCTGCTGCCCGCTCGAAAGAGAGGAAGGCACGCTATATACAAGAACTTGAGCGTAAGGTTCAGACTCTTCAGACAGAAGCTACCACTCTTTCTGCCCAACTTACGCTATTCCAGGTTAGTCTTGGCAGTTTCTAGTTCAAAGGACACTTCCTCCCGCAAGAATCGGTAGAGAGTGAGGTTGTATGTTCAAAACACATTGGGTTGATGTATAAACCAATTTTTAGTGGTCATGTGTGGTATAACAGAACCTGATTGGTTTCATTGCCTGACATGCATATTTTTGCATGTTAAAAAGGGGTTGTAGCTAGTGTAAaaaaacttccacttttacttggaaaaaaaaaaagtatgcacGCTTACCCAAGAGAAAGGTCTGTTTCTGCTGCTGCATAATGATTAGTTATGTTTTTCATGTTTGCTTTGAATCTACCTAAATGTCCTCACTTGAAACATGTTTGAAAGTAAGATAGGCAGCATGCTTCCTTCAGGTGACATCACTAATAACTTATCGGATGAAACTTTTTGATGTATTCTTATTGTATTTACTTCCTTCCTAAAAAAAGATTCTTTGATTACTCCAGAAATTGTCAGTTTTTagccaaaggaaaaaaatgttgGTCTTTCCTTACattatttcatttattaattttccacTGCTATTTCTACATAATGTTATACCTTTAGTTGTTTCTTTCAGAGTTCTTTTTCTAATTTACAGACACAAGCACATGCATACTTAGTGTTGCCTAGGCAAGGATTATTACTTATTCActacttttcttcttatatagAGAGACACAACTGGTTTGAGTACTGAAAACACAGAGCTTAAGCTTCGATTACAAGCCATGGAGCAACAAGCTCAGTTGCGTGACGGTAAGTGTGGTACCTGCttgttttttgcattttgatcCTAGAGAAAATGTGTAATACTTTCTTTTAGATATCATCATTAAATGTGTTTATTCCAGAGcctatttcttctcttttgtcttttttggttCTAAGAATTTTGTATGAATTTGTCGGTGACATCATAGCTCTGAATGAAGCACTGAAGAAGGAAGTTGAGAGGCTCAAGATGGCAACTGGAGAAATGATGAGCCCTTCTGAGTCATTTAGCATGGGAATGCACCAGATGCAATTTGCACCATCAACATTTTTCCCACATCTGCAACAACAGGGACCTGCTGGCCACCAGAACATGCAGTTGCCATTCAGTCATTCCCAATCTAGCATGTCAACTCACCAAATGCATCAATCAAATTCTCATGCACTCTCAGAAATGATGCAGAACGACCATCTTCGCCGATTGCAGGGGCTTGATATTAGTAGCCAAGGATCATCTCTTGTGAAGTCTGAAGGCCCTACACTTTCTGCAAGTGAAAGTAGCTCCACATTTTGACACAAATCGGCTGCTAAACTGCTGACCCGCTGACTTGTTTATGGCACTCTCTTCTGGTAGATTGTTTATAGACTTTGACATCTAGTCATTTAGAGAAGGTACTctatttattctattatttatttcatttgtgtCAAGGATTTATATGATACTTAATTGTTTATTCTTCGGGTTGTTCCTCAAAAAGGGGTATCACCCTCAGGTTCGTTGCAATGTTCATCAGTCATTTATACACTCTGGGATTTGTTTTGCTGGGGTACTAGAACATATGGGAATGAAAGGTCATTGCCATTGGTGGATGGGATGTTACCATGATGGTATCTTTCTCCTTTGTATCTTGTTTAAATTGGTATATGTAAACTTTGTGAttaatcgtttttttttttcacccttcCATGCATTGTCTCCAACAATTGGCTCTTTCTCAATTTATACTCTGTTTTTCCCCTGCTTTCTCTAGTAATGctttcaattaatatttttatgaagtCATGGTGCGTGGTTCTTTTTCCAAATAGATATTTATAAATTCGATCTTCTACGGGCTGTTAGTCGATTTTTCGTGGGTGCCAAGACTATATTTGGACCTAGACTTTGATAACTTAGTAataattgcatttttttgtGGTGTCTCATGCCTGCGGTTCAAACCTCACATCTCCCCATATCCCCCACtatctacctatcaaaaaaaatttatgtttggaGCACCTTGCACACTGTGCCAGGGATCTAAGTTTCTCTTTGTATCGACTCTTTAAATCCGACATTTATTCTCACATTCGTTTTAATCTTAGTGAGCATATCTTCCTTGCAATTAAGGGAACAATTAACAAACAAAATCCTCTATCACATTGAGTTTCTcactttatagtttataccCTACTAACTGTAGTATgtcatgtattttattttttacctcttaaattttggttattaaacttattttataagaaataatgCGTGTGGCAGGCTGTTTTTAGTAAAACATAGAATGGAACACCTATGTTGAACAAGCCCGCTTTACTATCATTTATTCGTTATCTCTTATTTGTCGGAGGAGATAATATAATTCATAGAGAcaattgtcttttcttttctttttcttttttttcctttttttttttttttttttgggttgggttgagaaAAAGGATTATTTgtagctctagcattttcctcatttaaaggccattaaaaaatttataaatctaaaatttaaaacaaaatatacaagttcaaaaaaattagcgcaataacaaaaattactaatagtaaaattaaaaataattaagcataattaatcaattttactcaaaaaaaaaaaaaaaaaaaaaaaacagccctttaaaatttttaaacaaataattgtgtctttacctagcaaaaaaagcatgcatcaaaaaaaaaaaaaaaaaaaaaaacctcagcaACTAAGAAGCAGCAAAACCAACGGTTAGAGTCGGCCCCTAAACTTCAAGTCCTGATTCTGTTCCTGCTTTTGGAAACTTAAACCCCAATCCTTTACCCTCACGAAAAAATATTTTGCGCCCCTCACACCCTataaacatttatacttgtagagtgatcaTTACGCCAAGGGTGCGTGGTggtaagattatattttattaattattttttttaaaaatatttattatataatatttcattaataaattattatttaataataaaaatgcatTCTTCAATTACATAACCCAACGCAATTATACAAAATCGTACATAATCAATTTTTAGTAAAGTTTTAGCATAATCAaatgcaattattttttttaaaaaatgcacATGTCTGCTCTCTGCTCGATCTGCTTGttttaacataaaatattttcttgaaaaaatgactcatttttttggaaaaaaaatatacatttgtTTAAAACTGGGAAATTGACTTATTTTCCTATGTGGTTGTAACCTTCAAAATGAGTTAAATAACATCTGTGGTGTGGAATTTATAGATTGGGCTTATTTTTCATTATCACAAAAAAAGTTTCTAttgactagaaaaaaaaaaaaaaaaagttttttggaaaatattttcctgcCATACAAATTGAGCAGTCAtaagtattattaatatttaatatacaCTCTACCCGAATGGATTTCCACAACGGAGCTACCAAACGCAGCCTTAAGCCAGCCAATTATTTTATTGGTTGAAAATGattctttgtctctcttttgGATAACAAATCTTCGCTCTCTTGCGTGCACACTTCTAACAAAGATTTCCAGAGATTCAATCATGTTGGCATGGGCATTGTTATTCCAAAAAACTTAATTCTCATGGAGCACAAAGTAACACAAAGAATGCAACGTAgaaataagttatatatattgatactttttgtaagttcaaattttttttttgagaatcttgtAAGTTCAATTGGTTGTATTAAACTCTGCAATCCGTATACAATATCAATATGTCAATATGACATGatttcttaataaataaaaacgcaACAGCATTGTGCTTCAAACACGTGGACACTAGCTTTCATGGAGCTTTATTTTCATCCTTATAGAAGTGCATCCAATAGAATTAGTCCACCCTGCAAAtcataaaattcataaaatcaaTTTATGTTAAATCAAGTATACTCATACTAGAtgaaaaaagagtgaaagatgGGCATAAGAAATTTACTTTGAACAGTCGGTGGTGGGTGTGATTTTGTAGGTACAAGTAGTGCCACAAGTCTCAGGTAGTGTTCCAACTAAGTCGTAGTTGATTCCTGGGATCCTTGAAATGCCATCCATGATGCAACTGCATGTGGCTCTGTGATCTTCTACGGTAGTGGAACCAGCATGGACAGCTTTAACTCCCTCACAACAAGCTTGTGGGACTGTCCCTCCAAAAATGGCATAGCTGATACATGGAGTCAGTAAGGTTGTCACCTCAGCGCATGTTATGCTTGCATCAACATGAGCAGAAAATACCAACATGCAGGCTAGTAGTACCGTTGTGAAGGACTTAGTAGAAACTGCTAGCTTTGCCATGGTAATAATGTttagcctctctctctcacacacaaacaATGGTCCTAATTTCTTGCTGGGTTTAACTTTTGGGTCTGGATGCACATTCAACATGGCTCTCGGCCTTATATAGAGAGTGGCAACAATGGGGATGGGACCTTGGAGGCTTCGTCTGCTATCGTTTTGTCCAATGGCTGAGACAAGATATTTCCTTTATCAGGAATGTTCTTGGTAAGAAGCCAATGTTAGGAAAAGTTAGTTGGAAAAGGAGCAGTTCCGTGAGTTGATTATCTATACTATAAGTGGATGATGCCAAGGCAATCAACGTCCTGAAGATTGAAAGAGTAGCAGGAATGAACTATCATTAAGCAGCCTTGATTTGCGGGGGACTTTGATTTATGAGAAATGGGTCCTTTGAATGAAAGTATATATGCCTGAAAAGTTAATTTGACTTGGGCCTTTGTTCCTATCCTGATTCTTATAAtcttatttcatttaaaaaaaaacaaaacttagtCCAAACCAGTTTAAAACTATCTTTTAGATTGTGTTTGTGGCCAATcaaatttgtagccaaactttgtttAAAATAAGTCACTCCTAGCCAATGCATTAGCACTGCTCTTAGCTTACAGCTGGTACTATGGTAGCATTGCTCAATTTCAATGTTGCTAACGTTTATATTTGTCATTAATCATTATGGTTGTAGTCTTGTAGACTAACATTAATTGACCGAGTCCAACTAAAAAgggttcaaaatttcaaatccgACTAGTCGTATTTATGCTGCTCAAGCTGCATTTGGCAGTACATGCCATGCAAAGCcaattattttctgaaaaaatcTTGGACCTTTATGGACTATTGTTAGTTGTTTTGAACAGCCACATTATTTTGGAAGTATTGTACTTTGTTTATAATATTGTCATAGTTTGGGTGGTTGTTTTTTGTGTGTAGGTAGACAAGTGTTTTGTTAAATTCAAGATGATACTTTAGACATATGTTATGtattggtatatatatatatatatttgaatctATGGTTAATGTGTTAGTTTGGGCATTAGTTATTGTGGAATATTGATGATCAATAGGTCTATTTGATCTATCACAAGCTTATGTTAGTTATTGTGGTATTTTTCAGCAGGtttatatagtatttttaatatgaaaaaaacaataatgatCGAGCAGGTTTTAGATGGTATTTGATTGCATGGCTTTGGTATTTAAGTGGGTTTTCATATTATGTTTGCATGGCTTTGGATTTTCAATATGCACTGTGATTtgcctagaagaagaagaaaaaaaaaaaaaaaactatagccaCATTTTATAAATGTGGCTATAgccaatttaaaataaataaaaaaatatatataaccatGTTTTTGAAACATGGCTTTAGGTCTCCTATAGCCGTTACAACCACAGCTAAAATAAGGTCTATAGATTTTTGGACCTATAGTCACGATGCATAGGCCACGTTTGAAAATGTGGCTATATATAGACCAAATGGACCTACAATCACGTTTTTAGGAGCTATAAccgcgttttttgtagtgatacTTTTCTTCCTAAAGTCTAACTCTCAACTCTCTTGCAGCAAATATTATATACTTTCTTATTTGCTGTCTTTATCTTCTCTGTCTAAGTAAGAGAAACTATttataccataaaaataatattgaattaATCTAAATGTCAAAATTAAAATGTGGTCTCAAGATACTGTGGTGTTGAGAACAAAATTGAGATGACTGTAGTCTTGGCATTgactaacaataataatatCGAGACCAAGATAGTGATTTCTTCATCAACgagagaataaataattataattataattataattataatttggCATAAGCATGTGTAATATTGGAAATTATGATACATATAAGTCAGCAATTATGCTACGTGTGAGTTTGGTTCTATGCCACATAAGAAGATTAAAAATCTAACTCTTTATTGATGTTAATTGAGagttataaatttgtcactaataTATTACACTTGACTCTAATAGGTTCACAATGACCATGATTGAAAGCGACAGGTTTGGTACCATTATTTTTTACGCTTCTGCTATCTCGTATAATGTTTGGTTTGTGGGGGAGGAGGTTTTGCATTGCCTTGGTCAAGCCCCTTGAAATTACATACAAAGATGAAGTTACATGCAAACAATGGATTAAAATAATTCTAATATTAACCATAATAGTAGCCGTGAAATTAATCATTACATTAAGGCTGCATTTGGCTCTATATAAATTCATTTCCGAGTGTAAAATGGATTCaggggaaaatattttccaataagGAAAATTCAATGTGTTTGGTTGTGCCATGGAAAACAGGACAGAAAATGATTTCCAGTGTTTGGCTGCTGCAGGGGATAGTTTTACTGTATTCATTTTCCCATGTTTGgtttgttcaaaattttttggaaaatatgaaATGAACAGCAAATAAAAACCTACATTCCTGTAACAATCTACACAAATATTGTACTCGTCCACTTTAACAAGAACAAAGAGCATCCGATAATGTAGCATTCACCATTGGAGGTGAGCCTCTATGGTCTATAAAAATGATACCTACATGTGGTATCTGAACAGTACACATGTGCCCTACATGCTTACACTGAACATAAATAATTTGGGTAACTGTATCATCCTAAGCACACAAAATACTAAATCCTACAGTCAAGGTACGTAACTGTTATCCCTTGGAGCATAACAGTCCACAAAATATACGTACTATCATCGTATGTCCAAGGTTAG
Protein-coding regions in this window:
- the LOC115989541 gene encoding non-specific lipid-transfer protein 1-like — encoded protein: MLNVHPDPKVKPSKKLGPLFVCERERLNIITMAKLAVSTKSFTTVLLACMLVFSAHVDASITCAEVTTLLTPCISYAIFGGTVPQACCEGVKAVHAGSTTVEDHRATCSCIMDGISRIPGINYDLVGTLPETCGTTCTYKITPTTDCSKVD